A stretch of DNA from Glycine max cultivar Williams 82 chromosome 18, Glycine_max_v4.0, whole genome shotgun sequence:
GATTGTAAGTCATCAAGTGCTCAATTTTctgaagagaatttcaatttctttctctCATCTAGATAGATATTGTTGTCTTAATAATCCTTATATAATTACTCTAACCTTAATAACGGCAGGTACAGTTGCAACAAGCAAAGTCTCATCTTCTAGGGCCTCAACTATATCTACCCAAGAAATTTGTTCTCATCAGCCTACCATGTCCCTTTATTCTTCCTTAATTGGGTGGGGACATCATCACCACATGGAGTCTCCTGATTCAGAACCAAAAGGGCAAGTGAATGCAAGGgaagaatttttaaaaggtttggGTTGTAATGATTATGTTGAAACAAGTTTGTCTGTGGGACAAAGTGCAGTGTTTGGCCAAAAATTACCAACAACTGAATCATGTGGGGACGAAAGCATCAGTTATAAAAGATCAAAGACTTCTATGCCTCCTTTGCCTGGAGTTTTCCTCAAGCCATGTTCAAATGATAGAAACCTAACTTTTCAGTCTGCAGAATTTGTACTTGGACTCAAGCCTGGAATGGAAGACTTAGATCTTGAACTCAGGCTGGGGAAGCCACAGAAAGTTATTTAGTATATAGGACAAACAAAAGAAGTTGTAGTGGAGTGTCAgtgtttgcctttttttttttcctttcctatTAGAGGTTCATAGAAAGTAGGCAATTAAGAACCTTCTTCGCCTGACTAAACCCACCTTGAGTAGAATTCTCAGGTTTATTTTCAAGAGACGTTAATTTGAATACTAATGTTATCTCTAGTTGCATATGTTTTGTTTGAGCATAGTGTAATGTTATTATCTCTAGAATTATGAGTAATgttattttcacatttttacaACACTAAGAAATGTAAGAAGAGAGAATAGTGTTAAGATAAATGAATGGTATGGTGAAcagaataaaattaacaaaagtaTTATGAGAATCTTAAATAAGAGATCGAATAACATTTATCTTGAATTATTAGTTTGGCGACTGCATGTAGTTCATCATTGAAAGCAAATGACAAATGAAAATACAACACTATATATAGTACTTCAACAATATGTAAAATCTCACCATCTCAAATGTGATAATTAAGTTGGACAAACTCTAATAGTATGTTAATGGAAAATGGAATCTCTGAGCTAGCTAGGGTTTCACAACAAAGGGGCTATGcaatgacaaacaaataaacACAAACCAAATTGGATTTTTGctcaagaaaaaaacatttttttataagtttattttattgatataataaACTTTCTTCTCCTTTGTTGTGGGTCTAAGTTTAGAGGGGAATCAAAGAGGAGGAAAGTTGAAGTGTAAGGTGATAATTGAAGTGGTGAGAGAACTGACAGTAACTGACAATTAGAAGTCACTTCAGCTACATATATTCCAGGGAACTAACAGTAGTCACATGCACATAAATCTGCACAAAATTATGAATAACCTTTTTACACGGATCATTACAAGTGATCGCTCAGCCACTTACCACTTCACCTCATCATTCCCATAAATCCAATCTGTTCAGTTGCTTTCCACATGCTTCTTCCTAACACTTCCAAAAAACCAACCAACCACACGGAAATTGAATATTAATACAGCACAgccaaatattaatttagtttgGTAGAGAACGAAAGGACATCACATCATTGGCCTTATTAGCATATatgtcattgttttttttttactcttggTGTGAgatattattgttatatattcatGTTAGTTATAGTTATCCCTAAAAATGTCCACTTCTTATCTTTCAAATATTTCGAAGCCCAAGACTCTTGTGCTGCCTGTAGTTACTTAAAAACAGTGTTAGCCACCTTATTGTGACAGTGACCGTTCCTCCAGAATACACGCGGGGACGTCATAGTCTCTTCTTTTTAGCCTTTCTTTGTAAGGAAATGTGATGGAATATCGCTTTTGACTTCATGTTCTTTGCAGTTTGCGAAGAGGAACACAGAACCATTGCTGTCTGTCTTAGATCAAGGGGGAAATCCAGCTACCCTTTTCACAAAAGTTTTCCCATTATGGGCTACATTTATATTCATTCACATAGCGATAGAAAATTGGCACGAAAAAGAGTTTAATGAAGAAAAGCAAGTTTGCCACCAACAATTTCATTAACCATGGATAATGTGCGAATTTGGATGAgcatttgataaaaattaatttgaaatcaaattaattttggttaaaattgatttaaagtaatgtgatttatatttgaatattttattataaaattaaattaaaattaaaagtaaaatttaatataaaattttgaattcaactaCATAAAGTTGTTTCAactcaaattaattttgaactcaattaatttttcaatatcaaatcaaatatgcATAATAATGTACATGGAATGTACACTTATGCTAAATACATGTCCA
This window harbors:
- the LOC102663477 gene encoding zinc finger protein 10, whose protein sequence is MEESQYLLWIKRKQILKSHIQQPFGTSNNNNSSSWEERAFAEDAARILGGCIWPPRSYSCNFCKREFRSAQALGGHMNVHRRDRARLKQSLSHHNEALQHHQKNDCTVATSKVSSSRASTISTQEICSHQPTMSLYSSLIGWGHHHHMESPDSEPKGQVNAREEFLKGLGCNDYVETSLSVGQSAVFGQKLPTTESCGDESISYKRSKTSMPPLPGVFLKPCSNDRNLTFQSAEFVLGLKPGMEDLDLELRLGKPQKVI